A stretch of the Bradyrhizobium arachidis genome encodes the following:
- a CDS encoding iron-containing alcohol dehydrogenase, giving the protein MYQGRVVYGAIDEVVFGLPAASAIVEQLDRLRLNRAFLMVSGTLNRETDEIQKIRQALGSRCVGVFDAMPAHTPREAVIAATNAAREARADIIVTVGGGSITDGAKAVQLCLANGIDTIDGIEKIRVHKGVAPEMAAPIVRQISVPTTIAGGEFSSIAGVTNRKINVKEMLRHPLVVPRVTILDPAVTVHTPEWLFLSTGIRAVDHCVEAICSRETHPFADAQSVKGLAMLADALPRVKANPADLDARMDAQIGTWLSMGALSAGVPMGASHGIGYVLGSAFDVPHGYTSCVMLPAVMRWNARDNADRQAIVAAAMGHPSLAAADVLDAFIRGLGMPRSLADVRVAPEHFDAIAAQAMRTPWVPRNPRKIESPAQVREILFLAA; this is encoded by the coding sequence GTGTACCAAGGACGTGTCGTTTACGGCGCGATCGACGAGGTCGTGTTCGGCCTGCCGGCTGCAAGCGCCATCGTCGAGCAGCTGGACCGGCTCAGGTTGAACCGCGCCTTCCTGATGGTCTCCGGCACGCTGAACCGCGAGACCGATGAAATCCAGAAGATCAGGCAGGCCCTGGGCTCCCGCTGCGTGGGGGTGTTCGACGCGATGCCGGCGCATACGCCGCGCGAGGCCGTGATCGCGGCGACGAATGCGGCGCGCGAGGCGCGCGCCGATATCATCGTCACCGTCGGCGGCGGTTCCATCACCGATGGCGCCAAGGCGGTGCAGCTCTGCCTTGCCAACGGCATCGACACGATCGATGGCATCGAGAAGATCCGCGTCCACAAGGGTGTCGCGCCCGAGATGGCCGCGCCCATCGTGCGCCAGATCAGCGTGCCGACCACGATCGCAGGCGGCGAATTCAGCTCCATCGCCGGCGTCACCAACCGGAAGATCAACGTCAAGGAGATGCTCCGGCACCCGCTGGTGGTGCCGCGCGTGACGATCCTCGATCCCGCCGTCACCGTGCACACGCCGGAATGGCTGTTCCTCTCGACGGGCATCCGCGCGGTGGATCATTGCGTGGAGGCGATCTGCTCGCGCGAGACGCATCCCTTTGCCGACGCGCAGTCGGTCAAGGGACTTGCGATGCTCGCCGACGCGCTGCCGCGGGTGAAGGCCAACCCTGCCGATCTCGACGCGCGGATGGACGCGCAGATCGGTACGTGGCTGTCGATGGGGGCACTGTCGGCCGGCGTGCCGATGGGCGCGAGCCACGGCATCGGCTACGTGCTGGGCTCCGCCTTCGACGTGCCGCATGGCTACACCTCCTGCGTGATGCTGCCGGCGGTGATGCGCTGGAACGCGCGCGACAATGCCGACCGCCAGGCGATCGTCGCAGCCGCGATGGGCCATCCGAGCCTTGCTGCCGCCGACGTGCTGGACGCCTTCATCCGCGGGCTCGGCATGCCGCGCAGCCTCGCCGATGTCCGCGTCGCGCCCGAACACTTTGACGCCA
- a CDS encoding efflux RND transporter periplasmic adaptor subunit produces MSEPNQGQHFARRLSASPPFLSVVALSFAGLLAGCDRPAQQAAAPPPPAVTVAQPTKRTVTDWDEFTGRFEAVEEVQVRARVGGFVNSVEFQDGAIVRTGDLLYVIDPRPFEAAAQQADGKLSDARAKVELAKRELDRALNLVQTNAVSEQVVDQRRQALQAAHAAEMQAEGELKVAKLNIEFTHVQAPLTGRVSRHLVSPGNLVQGSDNGASTLLTSIVTLDPIYIYFDLDEATYQRNSRLWHEGKRPSSRDTPNPVQVTLAGETKPSHDGVINFLDNRLDASTGTLRSRAVIKNTDLSILPGQFGRVRLIGSSPYEALLIPDTAVATDQSRKIVFVVKPDDTVEAKPVMLGPLDDGLRVIREGLKADDRVIVDGIQRARVGAKVTTHTAQAPAGGKS; encoded by the coding sequence ATGAGCGAGCCGAACCAGGGGCAGCATTTTGCGCGACGGCTATCCGCGTCGCCTCCCTTCCTGAGCGTTGTGGCCCTGAGCTTTGCCGGCCTTCTTGCCGGTTGCGACCGGCCGGCCCAGCAGGCAGCCGCGCCGCCACCGCCGGCGGTGACCGTCGCCCAGCCCACAAAACGCACCGTGACCGATTGGGATGAGTTCACCGGCCGCTTCGAGGCGGTCGAGGAGGTGCAGGTGCGTGCCCGCGTCGGCGGCTTCGTCAACTCCGTCGAATTCCAGGACGGTGCGATCGTGCGCACCGGTGACCTGCTTTATGTCATCGACCCCCGTCCGTTCGAGGCGGCGGCCCAGCAGGCCGACGGCAAGCTTTCTGACGCGCGCGCCAAGGTCGAGCTTGCCAAGCGCGAACTCGACCGCGCTCTCAACCTGGTCCAGACCAATGCCGTCTCCGAGCAGGTCGTCGACCAGCGCCGCCAGGCCTTGCAGGCCGCCCACGCCGCCGAGATGCAGGCCGAGGGCGAACTGAAGGTGGCCAAGCTCAATATCGAGTTCACCCATGTGCAGGCGCCGCTCACAGGACGTGTCAGCCGCCACCTCGTCAGCCCCGGCAATCTCGTGCAGGGCAGCGACAACGGCGCCTCGACCTTGCTCACCTCGATCGTCACGCTCGATCCGATCTACATCTATTTCGACTTGGACGAGGCGACCTATCAGAGAAATTCGCGGCTCTGGCACGAGGGCAAGCGGCCGAGCTCGCGCGATACGCCCAACCCGGTGCAGGTGACGCTCGCCGGCGAGACAAAACCGTCGCATGACGGCGTCATCAACTTCCTCGACAACCGTCTCGACGCCTCGACTGGCACGCTGCGCAGCCGTGCGGTGATCAAGAACACCGACCTGTCCATCCTGCCCGGCCAGTTCGGCCGCGTGCGGCTGATCGGCAGCTCGCCCTATGAGGCGCTGCTGATCCCGGACACAGCTGTCGCAACCGACCAGTCCCGAAAAATCGTCTTCGTGGTCAAGCCCGACGACACCGTCGAAGCGAAACCCGTGATGCTCGGCCCGCTCGACGACGGCCTGCGCGTGATCCGCGAAGGATTGAAGGCCGACGACCGTGTCATCGTCGACGGCATCCAGCGCGCCCGCGTCGGAGCCAAGGTCACCACGCACACGGCCCAGGCGCCGGCCGGTGGCAAGTCATGA
- a CDS encoding efflux RND transporter permease subunit, which produces MNLGRLSINQPILAMVLSIVLLIVGALAYTTLPVSEYPQVVPPTVVVTTQYPGASAQTVSDTVAAPIEQEINGVEDMLYLYSQATSNGQLTITVTFKLGTDLDKAQVLVQNRVAIAQPRLPEEVQRNGVTTRKNSPDILMVVFMLSPDDTFDQLYISNYALLQVRDQLLRLDGVGDIQIFGARDYSMRLWLDPDRIANLGLTSTEVLAAIRSQNVQIAGGQIAEPPIADRAFQPNLTFTGRLKDQKQFEEILIKAGADGRTVRLRDVARIELGALSYTTNSFLLRKSAVAMLVTQRPGSNALATAKNISDTMTRLKASFPKGLDYNIGYNPTEFIAQSVHELIKTIYEAMVLVVIVVLVFLQGWRPAIIPIIAIPVSLVGTFAVMAALGFSINNLTLFGLVLAVGIVVDDAIVVVENVERHLEHGMSRRDAALKTMEEVGGALVSIALVLCAVFVPTAFIGGISGQFFQQFAVTIAVATAISCFCSLTLSPALASQILVPHEEKRPPARWNFVARGWDAFTGVFNRTFDRLAHGYAGVANFVIRHSVVMLLFYVALIGSAGWLIVTTPQGFIPSQDRGYVIISVQLPGAASLARTTEVVREIERIALDTPGIVRVAAFAGFSGATRTQAGNAAALFPVFDEPEVRLKKGLSATAITGELRKRLSAIQGAFIIVIPPPAVPGIGTGGGFTIRVQDRQGRGAQMLAAATDELVGAARKSPSLTSVFSPFTANTPQVFVDIDRTKAQKLGVPIANINDTIQTYFGSTYVNDFNLFGRTYHVTAQADQPFRKETSDLSRLRTRNAAGDMVMLGSVVDFRDVSGPDRVARYNLYPASELQGEPTPGTSSSTALNAIKKLADDTLPSGFSFEWTDLSYQQVTGGNAGLFVFPICVLFVYLVLAAQYGSWTLPFAVILIVPMCLLAATIGVRLMGQDVNILTQIGFVVLVGLAAKNAILIVEFARDIELEGKPRLEAVIEACRLRLRPILMTSFAFILGVLPLVISTGSGSEMRQAVGVAVFFGMIGVTLFGLVFTPIFYVVVRNLAEGRNTKKAETAA; this is translated from the coding sequence ATGAATCTCGGCCGCCTCTCCATCAACCAGCCCATTTTGGCGATGGTGCTGTCGATCGTGCTCCTGATCGTGGGCGCGCTTGCCTACACCACGCTGCCGGTGTCCGAATATCCGCAAGTGGTGCCGCCCACCGTGGTCGTCACCACGCAATATCCCGGCGCCTCCGCGCAGACCGTGTCGGATACGGTCGCCGCTCCCATCGAGCAGGAGATCAACGGCGTCGAGGACATGCTGTATCTCTACAGCCAGGCGACCTCGAACGGGCAGTTGACCATCACGGTCACCTTCAAGCTCGGCACCGATCTCGACAAGGCCCAGGTGCTGGTGCAGAACCGCGTCGCGATCGCGCAGCCGCGTTTGCCCGAGGAAGTCCAGCGCAACGGCGTCACCACGCGCAAGAACTCGCCCGACATTTTGATGGTCGTGTTCATGCTGTCGCCCGACGACACCTTCGACCAGCTCTACATCTCCAACTACGCGCTGCTCCAGGTGCGCGACCAGCTCCTGCGGCTCGATGGCGTCGGCGACATCCAGATCTTCGGCGCGCGCGATTATTCGATGCGGCTGTGGCTCGATCCCGACCGTATCGCCAATCTCGGCCTGACCTCGACCGAGGTGCTCGCGGCGATCCGGTCGCAGAACGTGCAGATTGCTGGCGGCCAGATCGCCGAGCCGCCGATCGCGGACCGCGCCTTCCAGCCGAACCTCACCTTCACCGGACGGCTGAAGGACCAGAAACAGTTCGAGGAGATCCTGATCAAGGCCGGCGCCGACGGCCGCACGGTGCGCCTGCGCGACGTTGCCCGCATCGAGCTCGGCGCGCTGTCCTACACCACCAACAGCTTCCTGCTCCGGAAATCGGCCGTCGCCATGCTGGTCACGCAGCGGCCCGGGTCGAACGCGCTGGCGACTGCCAAGAACATCTCCGACACCATGACGCGGCTGAAGGCGAGCTTTCCGAAAGGCCTCGACTACAACATCGGCTATAACCCGACCGAGTTCATCGCGCAATCCGTCCACGAGCTGATCAAGACCATCTATGAGGCCATGGTGCTCGTGGTCATCGTGGTGCTGGTGTTCCTGCAGGGCTGGCGTCCCGCGATCATCCCGATCATCGCGATTCCGGTGTCGCTGGTCGGCACCTTTGCCGTGATGGCGGCGCTCGGCTTCTCCATCAACAACCTCACCTTGTTCGGCCTGGTGCTCGCCGTCGGCATCGTGGTCGACGACGCCATCGTGGTGGTCGAGAATGTCGAGCGGCATCTTGAGCATGGCATGAGCCGGCGCGATGCGGCGCTGAAGACCATGGAGGAGGTCGGCGGTGCGCTGGTGTCGATCGCGCTGGTGCTGTGCGCCGTGTTCGTGCCGACCGCATTCATTGGCGGCATCTCCGGCCAGTTCTTCCAGCAATTCGCCGTCACGATTGCGGTCGCCACTGCGATCTCCTGCTTCTGCTCGCTGACGCTGTCGCCGGCGCTGGCCTCGCAGATCCTGGTGCCGCATGAGGAGAAGCGGCCGCCGGCGCGCTGGAATTTTGTCGCGCGCGGCTGGGACGCATTCACCGGCGTCTTCAACCGCACCTTCGACCGGCTGGCGCATGGCTATGCAGGCGTCGCCAACTTCGTGATCCGCCATTCCGTGGTGATGCTGCTGTTCTACGTCGCACTGATCGGCAGCGCCGGCTGGCTGATCGTGACCACGCCGCAGGGCTTCATCCCGTCGCAGGATCGCGGCTACGTCATCATCTCCGTGCAACTGCCGGGCGCGGCGTCGTTGGCCCGCACCACGGAGGTCGTTCGCGAGATCGAGCGTATCGCGCTGGACACGCCTGGCATCGTCCGCGTCGCCGCCTTCGCCGGCTTTTCCGGCGCGACACGAACACAGGCCGGCAATGCCGCCGCGCTATTTCCGGTGTTCGATGAGCCGGAGGTGCGCCTGAAGAAGGGTCTTTCGGCGACCGCCATCACCGGCGAGCTGCGCAAGCGCCTGTCCGCGATCCAGGGCGCCTTCATCATCGTCATCCCGCCGCCCGCCGTGCCGGGCATCGGTACCGGCGGCGGCTTCACCATTCGCGTGCAGGACCGGCAGGGCCGCGGCGCGCAAATGCTGGCGGCGGCGACCGACGAGCTCGTCGGCGCCGCGCGAAAATCGCCAAGCCTCACCTCGGTGTTCTCGCCGTTCACGGCCAACACGCCGCAGGTGTTCGTCGACATCGACCGCACCAAGGCGCAAAAACTCGGCGTTCCCATCGCCAATATCAACGACACCATCCAGACCTATTTCGGCTCGACCTACGTCAACGACTTCAATCTGTTCGGCCGCACCTATCACGTCACCGCGCAGGCCGATCAGCCGTTCCGGAAAGAGACCAGCGACCTGTCGCGGCTGCGCACCCGCAATGCCGCGGGCGACATGGTGATGCTCGGCAGCGTGGTCGATTTCCGCGACGTCTCCGGCCCCGACCGCGTCGCGCGCTACAATCTCTATCCGGCGTCCGAGCTCCAGGGCGAGCCGACGCCGGGCACGAGCTCGAGCACCGCGCTCAACGCGATCAAGAAGCTTGCCGACGACACCTTGCCGAGCGGCTTCAGCTTCGAATGGACCGACCTGTCCTATCAGCAGGTCACCGGAGGCAATGCCGGCCTGTTCGTATTTCCCATCTGCGTGCTGTTCGTCTATCTCGTGCTCGCCGCGCAATACGGCAGTTGGACCTTGCCCTTCGCGGTGATCCTGATCGTGCCGATGTGCCTGCTCGCCGCCACCATCGGCGTGCGGCTGATGGGCCAGGACGTCAATATCCTGACCCAGATCGGATTCGTCGTGCTGGTGGGCCTAGCCGCCAAGAACGCCATCCTGATCGTCGAGTTCGCGCGCGATATCGAGCTCGAAGGCAAGCCGCGACTGGAGGCCGTCATCGAGGCCTGCCGGCTGCGGCTGCGGCCGATCCTGATGACGTCCTTCGCCTTCATCCTCGGCGTGTTGCCGCTGGTGATCTCGACCGGCTCAGGCTCGGAGATGCGGCAGGCCGTCGGCGTCGCCGTGTTCTTCGGCATGATCGGCGTCACGCTGTTCGGCCTCGTCTTCACCCCGATCTTCTATGTGGTGGTGCGGAACTTGGCTGAGGGGCGGAATACGAAGAAGGCCGAGACCGCAGCGTGA
- a CDS encoding ABC transporter substrate-binding protein, protein MKSALLAAVGVSALLLVAPASAQGVKIGILNDQSGVYADYGGKWSVEAAKMAIEDFGGEVLGQKIELVTADHQNKPDLAVSIARRWYDVENVDMITELTTSSVALAIHELSKEKKKIDIVVGAATSRLTGDACQPYGFHWAYDTHALGVGTGGALTKAGGDTWFFLTADYAFGYALEKDTSDIVHANGGKVVGSVRVPLNSSDFSSFLLQAQSSKAKIVGLANAGLDTTNSIKQAAEFGIVTGGQKLAGLLMTLAEVNGLGLQAAQGLVLTEGYYWDLNDKTRNLGERFLKRTGRMPSMIHAGTYSSTLSYLKAVKAAGTKDPDAVAKKLKELPVDDDFAKGKVLENGRMVHDMYLFEVKKPSESKKPWDYYKLLATVPGDQAFFSAKDSGCPATK, encoded by the coding sequence ATGAAATCAGCACTTTTGGCGGCCGTTGGTGTGAGCGCGCTGCTGTTAGTGGCGCCTGCGTCCGCACAAGGCGTCAAGATCGGCATCCTCAACGACCAGTCCGGCGTCTACGCCGATTACGGCGGCAAATGGTCGGTCGAGGCCGCCAAAATGGCGATCGAGGATTTTGGCGGCGAGGTGCTCGGCCAGAAGATCGAGCTCGTCACCGCAGACCACCAGAACAAGCCGGATCTCGCGGTCTCGATCGCGCGGCGCTGGTATGACGTCGAGAACGTCGACATGATCACGGAGCTGACGACATCCTCCGTCGCGCTCGCGATCCATGAGCTTTCCAAGGAAAAGAAGAAGATCGACATCGTCGTGGGTGCGGCGACCTCGCGTCTCACGGGCGACGCCTGCCAGCCCTACGGCTTCCACTGGGCCTATGACACCCATGCGCTCGGCGTCGGCACCGGCGGCGCGCTGACCAAGGCGGGCGGCGACACCTGGTTCTTCCTGACCGCCGACTACGCGTTCGGCTACGCACTGGAGAAGGACACCAGCGACATCGTGCACGCCAATGGCGGCAAAGTGGTCGGCTCGGTGCGCGTACCGCTCAACTCGTCCGACTTCTCCTCCTTCCTGCTGCAGGCGCAGAGCTCGAAGGCGAAGATCGTCGGCCTCGCCAATGCCGGCCTCGACACCACCAACTCGATCAAGCAGGCGGCCGAGTTCGGCATCGTCACCGGCGGCCAGAAGCTCGCCGGCCTCTTGATGACGCTCGCCGAAGTCAACGGCCTCGGTCTCCAGGCTGCGCAGGGCCTCGTGCTGACCGAAGGCTATTACTGGGACCTCAACGACAAGACGCGCAATCTCGGCGAACGCTTCCTCAAGCGCACTGGCAGAATGCCGAGCATGATCCATGCCGGCACCTATTCGTCGACGCTGAGCTACCTGAAGGCGGTGAAGGCCGCCGGCACCAAGGATCCGGACGCGGTCGCCAAGAAGCTGAAGGAGCTGCCGGTCGACGACGACTTTGCAAAGGGCAAGGTGCTCGAGAATGGCCGCATGGTCCACGACATGTATCTGTTCGAGGTCAAGAAGCCCTCGGAGTCAAAGAAGCCCTGGGACTATTACAAGCTGCTCGCGACCGTGCCGGGCGACCAGGCGTTCTTCTCCGCCAAGGACAGCGGCTGTCCCGCGACGAAGTAA
- a CDS encoding DEAD/DEAH box helicase, whose translation MSFPTTSAPLARALAERSYDRPTPVQLAVLADEAVDRDLLVSAQTGSGKTAAYGLAIANNLLGTDERFEQAAAPLALVVAPTRELALQVQRELAWLYGHAGGRVVSCVGGMDPRREQRELAAGAHIVVGTPGRLCDHLRRGRLDISELKAVVLDEADEMLNLGFREDMEFILETTPETRRTLLFSATFPRGIVALAKQYQQDAFRIEVAGDEGGHADIEYRAIRIAPADVEHAVVNVLRYFEAPSALVFCNTREAVRHLQAALLERGFSVVALSGELTQNERTQALQALRDGRSRVCVATDVAARGIDLPSLDLVIHADLPNDAEVLQHRSGRTGRAGRKGVSVLLVPPARRRRAELLLNLSGSDAIWGTAPQADDIRKLDHERMLKDAVFSEETTSDDLLLAQALLAERSPEDIAAALARLYRARLPSPEDIIDPGEDRGRPRDGRGRDNARSSRDDDRPAAPRSKSGKSSSRHGMAEPSVWFRAAIGKRKNAEARWLLPMICRRGGIDKRDIGAIKIMDTTTEFEIAERVADSFAVKVRRPDKEDSIRIEPLADAPQAPSEKRSHAPRREARDGDHGARREDDSRDTTGPKHRGKHSDGGSKFGGEPAFAKKKKRQNKPGHVEQPRGVTEWSAKGGSGKKSKKKRRG comes from the coding sequence GTGTCATTCCCGACCACAAGTGCGCCGCTCGCCCGAGCATTGGCCGAGCGCAGCTACGATCGTCCGACCCCTGTTCAGCTTGCCGTGCTTGCGGACGAAGCGGTCGACCGCGACCTGCTCGTCTCGGCTCAGACCGGCTCGGGCAAGACCGCCGCCTACGGATTGGCGATCGCAAACAATCTGCTCGGCACGGACGAGAGATTCGAACAGGCGGCCGCACCGCTTGCCCTCGTCGTGGCCCCGACCCGCGAGCTCGCCTTGCAGGTCCAGCGTGAACTTGCATGGCTCTATGGGCACGCCGGTGGTCGCGTCGTCTCCTGTGTCGGCGGCATGGACCCGCGCCGCGAGCAGCGCGAGCTTGCCGCGGGCGCGCACATCGTGGTCGGGACGCCCGGCCGCTTGTGCGATCATCTGCGGCGCGGCCGTCTCGACATTTCCGAGTTGAAAGCGGTCGTCCTCGACGAGGCCGACGAGATGCTCAATCTCGGCTTTCGCGAGGATATGGAGTTCATCCTCGAGACGACGCCGGAGACGCGCCGCACGCTGTTGTTCTCGGCGACGTTTCCGCGCGGCATCGTCGCGCTGGCAAAGCAGTATCAGCAAGACGCGTTTCGCATCGAGGTCGCAGGCGACGAAGGCGGCCACGCCGATATCGAGTACCGTGCCATCCGGATCGCGCCTGCCGATGTCGAGCACGCGGTCGTCAACGTCTTGCGCTACTTCGAGGCGCCGAGTGCGCTCGTGTTTTGCAACACGCGCGAGGCCGTCAGGCATCTGCAGGCGGCACTTTTGGAGCGTGGTTTTTCCGTGGTCGCTCTCTCCGGCGAGTTGACGCAGAACGAGCGAACCCAGGCGCTGCAGGCGCTGCGGGATGGACGCTCCCGCGTCTGCGTGGCGACCGATGTGGCGGCGCGCGGCATCGACCTGCCGAGCCTCGACCTCGTCATTCATGCGGACCTGCCAAACGACGCGGAAGTCTTGCAGCATCGCTCCGGTCGCACGGGCCGTGCAGGCCGCAAGGGCGTCAGCGTCCTGCTGGTGCCGCCAGCGCGACGACGGCGTGCGGAACTGCTGCTCAACCTGTCCGGCTCGGATGCGATCTGGGGCACGGCGCCGCAGGCAGATGACATCCGCAAGCTCGATCATGAGCGCATGCTGAAGGATGCGGTCTTCTCGGAGGAGACGACATCAGACGATCTTCTTCTGGCGCAGGCATTGCTCGCCGAGCGGTCGCCCGAGGATATCGCCGCGGCGCTCGCGCGACTTTATCGCGCGCGGCTTCCCTCGCCCGAAGATATCATCGATCCCGGCGAGGATCGCGGCCGGCCGCGTGACGGTCGCGGCCGGGATAACGCCCGATCCTCGCGCGACGATGATCGCCCGGCCGCGCCGCGGTCGAAGTCGGGAAAATCATCGTCGCGTCACGGCATGGCGGAGCCCAGCGTATGGTTTCGTGCCGCGATCGGAAAACGCAAGAATGCGGAAGCGCGCTGGCTGCTGCCGATGATCTGCCGTCGCGGCGGCATCGACAAGCGCGACATCGGTGCGATCAAGATCATGGACACCACGACCGAGTTCGAGATCGCCGAGCGGGTCGCCGACTCCTTCGCCGTCAAGGTCCGGCGTCCCGACAAGGAAGACAGCATTCGTATCGAGCCGCTGGCAGACGCTCCGCAGGCGCCTTCAGAGAAGCGCTCGCACGCGCCCCGGCGCGAGGCCCGCGACGGCGATCACGGTGCGCGTCGAGAGGACGATTCGCGTGATACTACCGGACCGAAGCATCGCGGCAAGCACAGCGACGGCGGGTCAAAATTCGGCGGCGAGCCGGCTTTCGCCAAGAAAAAGAAACGTCAGAACAAGCCCGGCCACGTCGAGCAACCGCGCGGCGTGACCGAATGGTCCGCGAAGGGCGGGTCCGGAAAGAAATCGAAGAAGAAGCGCCGCGGCTGA
- a CDS encoding MAPEG family protein yields the protein MHHLTALVTLLAIALYFYTSINVSRSRVATGVKAPAMSGHPDFERAFRIQMNTLEWMPIFLPSLWLFAIYFSDAIAAAIGAVWIIGRIVYFIGYSKEAAKRGPGFAIQAMASLALWIGALGAVAWRLAH from the coding sequence ATGCACCACCTCACCGCCCTCGTCACGCTGCTTGCCATCGCGCTCTACTTCTACACCAGCATCAACGTCTCACGGTCGCGCGTCGCGACGGGCGTCAAGGCGCCGGCGATGTCGGGCCATCCGGATTTCGAGCGCGCCTTCCGCATCCAGATGAACACGCTGGAATGGATGCCGATCTTCCTGCCGTCGCTGTGGCTGTTCGCGATCTATTTCAGCGATGCGATCGCGGCCGCGATCGGCGCGGTCTGGATCATCGGCCGCATCGTCTACTTCATCGGCTATTCAAAGGAAGCCGCCAAGCGCGGCCCGGGCTTTGCGATCCAGGCCATGGCAAGCCTGGCGCTGTGGATCGGCGCGCTGGGTGCGGTGGCGTGGCGGCTGGCGCACTGA
- a CDS encoding lipocalin-like domain-containing protein: MSGDRISRRAFAGGLAALTLPRQAFAQGYAGLGETADGFAPVVPGKTFAFPADHGPHPDFRIEWWYLTANLVDATGAPCGLQWTLFRQAAAAPPQREGWANQHIWMAHAAVTRADTHRFSELFARGGVGQAGVTAKPFAAWIDAWEMKGTDTTDDRTLAPVVLKASAANFSYALTLQADRAVVLQGDAGFSRKSERGQASYYYSQPFFRAQGTLTVDDKTVDVSGQAWMDREWSSQPLASDQTGWDWLSLHLSSGDKLMLYRLRQKDGQDYPFGNWIAADGSTEAITGRDIQMTPKATAEVAGRKLPVEWQIAIPSRSFLISCKPLNSKAWMGTGFSYWEGPISFAGTHNGVGYLELTGY, translated from the coding sequence ATGAGCGGTGACCGGATATCGCGTCGCGCCTTTGCGGGCGGCCTCGCCGCCCTCACTCTGCCGCGCCAGGCATTCGCGCAGGGATATGCGGGGCTGGGCGAGACCGCCGACGGCTTTGCGCCGGTCGTGCCGGGAAAGACCTTCGCTTTCCCCGCCGATCACGGCCCGCATCCGGATTTTCGCATCGAATGGTGGTACCTGACGGCGAACCTCGTCGACGCCACGGGCGCGCCATGCGGGTTGCAATGGACGCTGTTTCGGCAGGCCGCAGCAGCGCCGCCGCAACGCGAGGGCTGGGCCAACCAACACATCTGGATGGCGCATGCGGCCGTGACCCGCGCCGATACCCATCGCTTCAGCGAATTGTTTGCGCGCGGTGGCGTCGGACAGGCCGGCGTGACGGCAAAGCCGTTTGCGGCCTGGATCGATGCCTGGGAGATGAAGGGGACAGACACCACGGACGATCGCACGCTGGCGCCGGTGGTGTTGAAGGCATCGGCCGCCAATTTCAGCTACGCGCTGACGCTGCAGGCCGATCGCGCAGTGGTGCTGCAAGGCGATGCCGGCTTCAGTCGCAAATCCGAACGCGGCCAGGCATCCTACTACTACAGCCAGCCATTCTTCCGCGCCCAGGGTACGCTGACGGTCGACGACAAGACCGTGGATGTGTCGGGCCAGGCCTGGATGGACCGCGAATGGAGCAGCCAGCCGCTCGCGTCAGATCAAACGGGATGGGACTGGCTGTCGCTGCATCTTTCGTCCGGCGACAAGCTGATGCTGTACCGGCTGCGGCAGAAGGACGGGCAGGATTATCCCTTCGGCAACTGGATCGCAGCGGACGGCAGTACGGAAGCGATCACCGGCCGCGACATCCAGATGACGCCAAAGGCAACGGCGGAGGTTGCCGGACGCAAGCTGCCCGTCGAATGGCAGATCGCGATCCCGTCGCGATCTTTCTTGATTTCCTGCAAGCCGCTCAATTCAAAGGCCTGGATGGGGACGGGATTTTCCTACTGGGAAGGACCGATCAGCTTTGCCGGCACGCATAATGGCGTTGGCTATCTCGAATTGACGGGCTATTGA